The nucleotide sequence ATGGCAGAAACTGCATTTATCCTAAATCCGGATAAAAAAATTGTAATTCCAACCATGGAGGCCGAATGTCCTATGGCACATATGCTTCCTGAAGAGGAACTGTTAAAGGCAAAAGAGGAACATCCTGATGCAGGAGTCATATTATACGTAAACAGTATTGCTGAGGCAAAACAGCACGCAGACACATTATGTACTTCAGCTAATGCAGTTAAAGTTACTGAAAGCCTGCCTCATGATAAAATTCTATTCGGACCAGACAAAAACCTGGGAACACATGTGGCTGAAAAAACAGATAAGGAAATAATCCCAGTTCCTAGTGATGGACACTGTTATGTTCACAGACTGTTCCATGTAGAAGATGTTGAGCTCAAAAGACAGGAATATCCTAATGCTGAGATAATATGCCATCCCGAATGTGATTTGAAAGTTCAAAAGGCATGTGACGTTGTAATGTCCACCGGAGGAATGCTAAAACATATCGCTGAAAGTGAAAAAGAAGAATTCGTTATCGGAACTGAAGTCGATATGATCACCAGAATCAATTCAGAGGTTCCTGGAAAAAAACTTTATCCATTACTTGAAGGGGCAATCTGTAAAACAATGAAACTACACACCCTTGAACTGATTAGAGATTCACTTGTAAATGAAGCTCCGGAAGTAACATTACCCAAAGATGTTGCTGAAAAATCAAGAAAAGCAGTCCAACACATGTTGGACGTATCCAAATAGCTAGTCTAACTAGCTACTTTACTTATTTTTTACATTATCTAAAAAATTGTTCAACTCATCCTCGATCAGAGGATAGTCTTCATAGGTTGCATAATCCGCACTTGGCTCAAGCAAAATTATTTTAGAGTTTTCAATCAATTCTTCAATTGGCATTACATCAAATTTTGGAGAATAATACATATCATTTTTTGAACTGATAATTAAAGCTTTAGCCTTTATGTTTTTTAACTTATCTTCAACATCATACTCCAAAACTGCATCATTACGTAGTTTAAAATCATAAATATCTACAAACAGCCCATCATCAACAAAATCATCCATCAAAACATCGATTTCATCATTTGTCATATTGTGAAATACCTGTTTGGAAAAATAATTGGAATATAACAATTTATTTATGGAAACCATCATACGGGATAGTGAATCACTGTATATGTCTGAATAAAAATCATCTGAAGATTCAATTATGCTTTCCATACATTTGGAAACAACATACCTGTACCCATTTGTTTTAAATGCAGTGCTTGAACAAATAATGAAGTCCAGTTCATCTGGGTAATCGCAAGCCCATGTATATGCTTCATATCCACCAACTCCTCGGCTGATTATTCCATGAACATTTTCTATATTGAACCTTTCCTTTAAAAATTGTCTTTTGAAATTTACCCTATCTTTTATGGTATATTTTGGAAAGTTATGTTTTAAATCGGTTGTTGATGGACAGCAGGAATTTGGAAAACCAAGTGAAGTGATTGAGATAAAATAGTATTTTTCAAAATCGAATGGTTTGCCTTTAGCAGTGAGTCTGAATATATCATCCAGTGAAGAATAAGAACCGTTAAATCTGTGGCAGTACAAAATGACATTTGTCATGTTCCCCTCATCATCAAACTTGGGAGTTCCCTTTGCCATGTACTCAACATCAACATTCTCAAGAACACTTCCTGATTCGAATTCAAAACTATCCATAGTGTACTTATCATACCCTATAAAAATTTCCTCACTGTTTGTCAAGATATCACAACCAACTATTTGAAGTAGATAAATAATTATAAATTAAACAAACTATATAAAATTACCTAAAAAAATACTATAAAACAATAATACATTTTAATAATAGTTTACAGTACAGTATTAAAAACTATATTACATATCTTCAAGAAAACTGCTTAAAAAAACCATCATTTCAATTTCTTCACGGGAAATGAAATCCTCCAATCTGAATTTGGCAACTTCACTTTGAAACGGATACAGCTCATCATCAAAATCCATAGTTATTATAAGATTATCCCCCGCAATTTCAGTATTTTCAGTCAGGTTTTCATTTAAAAATTCCAATTGATTGACAGCCAGGCCTGAAACTGTGTATTCTACAAAATTTCTTTCACCCTGACCATAATCTGTTATATTAACATCCATACAAATTCTCCATGAAATCTTTTAATTGATCAGAAATTGTTTCAAGTTCATTAAAACACAAATGTCCCAATTCAGAATCCATGACAATAAGTCTTGCACCGTCAATCATTTCAGACATAGGAATTCCGTCAAATTCCGGAGGAAAATGAGGATCCTGTTTGCATGATATGATTAAAACATTTGAGGTTACCCTGTCCAGCTCATCTTCAACATTGAAATTCATGCATGCCTCGTTGCAGTATTTCAAATCATAGATGTCTGTTTCAAGCATTTCATTTCCAAAGTTTTCAAATTCAATTGCCAGTTCATCATTGGACATGTCCCTTAGTGATTTGTGGGAAAGTCCGAAATTAAATTCAGCAAGATTGGCCAACCTTAATGTTCTGATTAGTGAATAGGTCATTTCGCCTTTTGCATAATCGGGATCAGAAGTTATTATCTCGTCAACAAATTTTGAAAGAATGAAGTCATGGCCCGCAACCTTATAGCTGCTTACTCCGGTGATGATGAAATCAGCATAATCAGGATAATTAATGGCCAAAGTCAATGCAACAAAACCTCCCATGGAATTGCCTATAATTCCTAAAACATGGGAAATATTGAATTTTTCCTTAAGAAACTGCATTTGAAATTTTGCAACATCCAAAATGGAATATTTGGGAAATTTGTTTTTTAAATCTGTAAGTGATGGGGAACATGAACCTGAAGAGCCCAATGGAGTTAAACAAACAAAAAAATATTTGTTTTCATCAAAAACATTGCCCTCATCAACCAATGGAGCCAATTTTTTCACACTGGAATAGTTGCCCAATGAACCTGGACAATAAATGATTGCATTTTTAATTGAACCTTCATCATCACGGATGGGAGTTCCAAAAGTCATATATTCAACTTTAACATCATTTAATAAATCGCCATTCTCAAACTCAAATGAATCCATCGTATAGTATTCATTTTTACTTTCAAAAAATTCATCATCGTAAATGTAAATTCCTCCACCAATCTTATGTTAAACTGTTTTAAAAACAAAATATTTAAATCAATCTAAACAATGTTATTGTGATGAAATATAAAATTTTAGAAAAACCAAATTGCGAAGATGCATACGATTTAATCCAAGATGCGCTTAGAAAAAGAGCTACAATACTGATTTTTGCATGCTGTAAGGTAAGTTATGAGGGAAGAGCGCTAAGTGAGCTGAATTGGGGAGAACGCATAATCATGATTAAGCCTGATGGGGCATTTCTAATCCATCAAGAAAAAAAGGTGGAGCCTGTAAACTGGCAGCCTCCAAAATCAAGAACCCGTGCATATATCAAAAATGACAATTTATTCCTTGAAAGCCACAGGAGAACACCAAAAGAGCTGTTAACTGCTGAGATTAGACAGATTCAATTCATTACCTATGCAAACATTGAAGACTTTGAAGAGCTTGAACAGGCAGGATATGAAAAGGATATGAGCGACATGATAATGGAAAAGCCTCATCTGATAGAGGAAGGCTTTACTCCAACCACAAGGGAATATAGTGTAGAGCATGGATTTATAGACATTTTGGGAAAAGACAGCGACAATAACCTAATGATTTTAGAACTCAAAGCCCGTAAAGCAGGAGTGACTGCAGTAAAACAGCTTAGAAGATACATTCAGGATATGGAAAATACGGACAACGATTATCTAAGAGAAGTTGAAGCTGAAAAGAAAAAAATAAGGGGAATTCTGGTTGCACCCGATATCATGAACGACGCATTGGAAATGATTGAAGAGGAAGGCATAGAATTTGTAGCTGTCGAACCTCCTCGTGAGTTAAAAAGAGATAAAAAAGTAACATTAGATTTCTTCTAATCTAATGCATCTTCTATTTTTTTCAGTTCATCCTGATAGAATTTTTTGGTAAATTCATTGGCAGGTGTGGAAGTTGTCACATGACAGTCCTTTTCCAATTTATAAATGAGATATTCCTCATTTTCAAGAGGGATGCTGTCCTCTTCATCCAAAACGTCAAGATCTTCCAATTCGGAGAGGATATTCTGATATTCCTCCTCTTCAAGAGCAACCACATCTTTTAATTTAATGTCTTGGATATTAGGATTCAATTGCAATGCGATTGCAACAAATCCGTTAACAGTCAAATCCCCAATGGAAAATTGGGATGCTCTGATTTCATCCATGGAAAATTTAACATGCATTATAGTATTTTTAGTAACTGGAATTTCACGGGACATGCCTATCTGATTGATTTCATAATTGTTCTTCCACTCACCAATTTTATAAACTGCATAATTTATATCATTAACATTAATCATTTTTTCATCGACCATTATATCACATTAATTAAATATATTTTTATATTATAAGTAATATATGTAATTTTTAATGGAGGTTTAAACAGTGAAAAAATGTCCTGAATGTGGAAATCCTAGTTATGATGGTGCTCCTATTTGTGGAAATTGCGGGTATAAATTCCCAAAACCAAAAGTTGAAGCCCCAAAAAAGGAAGATATTTTCAAAGAAAAACCAAGACTTGAAAAACAACCTTCAAATGACGAGGATACACTTACAATTATCAAAAATAACAAACTTGTTATTGGAGCAATATTAATTATAACTTTAATCGTTATTGGCGGAATATTATTAATGGGATCAAATAATCCTAATAATCCTAATTCTAATTCCGTACTTCAATCCGGCGATATGAAAGAATACAAAGATGCATCCTTTAGTTTCAAATATCCAAGTTCCTGGAAAGAAGTAAACGGCAGTGATGCAGAACATCCTGGAGCAGTATTTTTCCAAAATGAAGAAAATGTTACCATAGAATACTATAACATTTCCAATGATGCTAGCTCCATCAAGGAAATTACTCAAGACAGAATTAGTGTTGCTCAAACCCAAAACGATTATGTTGAACTTGTAGAGACAATAACTTTAGATGGTAGAAATTCATCAAATATGATATTAGAAAACGCTGATGGAGATTACACCAGATACGTTTCAATGTTTAGTGAAGGAGAACTCTATGTCTTTAAGATAACAGGAAGTTCTGAAAATTCACTTACTTCTGAAGCTATTGAAAATACAATACATTCAGCAGATATTGCTTAAGTATGATTTAAATCATACTTCTTTTTTTATTTTTTAGTGTTAATATGACAAAAATAAGACTTGCACTTTGTCAAATGAATGTTATTGACAATAAAAAGGCCAATATTGAAAAGGCAGAATCAATGATATGTCAAAGTGTTGACAGGAATGCCGATTTTATAGTTTTACCAGAAATGTTCAATTGTCCATATTCCAATGACAAGTTTATCGAATATGGAGAAAAGGAATCCGAAAGCATTACTCTGAAATACATATCAAAATTGGCAAAACAGCATAATGTTTATATTCTTGCAGGATCAATTCCTGAAAGGGAAAATGACAAATTATACAACACCAGTTACCTTTTTGACAAGACAGGTTCAGTTATAGCCAAGCATAGAAAAATGCATCTTTTTGATATCGACGTTACCGGAAAAATCACATTTAAGGAATCTGACGTTTTAACAGCTGGCGATGACTTTACAGTAGCCGATACGGAATTTGGAAGAATCGGTATGGGAATATGCTATGATGTTCGTTTTGTTGAACTTGCAAGAATAATGGTTGAAAACGGTGCGGAAATATTATTTTATCCCGGCGCATTCAATCAAACTACCGGACCTGCCCATTGGGAGCTGTTGTTTCGCTCAAGAGCTCTGGACAATCAGGTTTTCTGTGTTGGTGTTGCACCTGCACTGAATATGGATGCATCCTACCACAGCTATGGCCATTCTATCGTGACCAATCCATGGGGAGAGGTTGTTTGCCAAGCAGATGAAAAAGAAGATTTGATAATCTGCGAAATTGATTTGGATGAAATAAAAAAAGTAAGACAAGAACTTCCTGTTTTAAAGAACAAACGGGAAGATCTCTATGAAGTGAAATTCAAATAGTTATTCCAATTTTGCCAATCTCTTTTCAAAATAGGAGAGTTTTTTGTCATTGTCGGCAAAGACTTCAATTGCAGTCTTAATCACTCTGACTTCATTGTCATAATCATTGGCTTTCCTATATAGGACACATAATCTTTTGTATGGGGCATCCTTAGGTTGTTTTGCTTCAACATAACGTTCATATTCTTTAATAGCCTTTTGAACATTAGTCTTTTCCATTTCCTTTATTGTACTCATTGGAATGACTTTAACTATTGTTTCACCGGATTTCTTTGCCTTTTGTCTTTTTTGTGCCTTTTTGATAGCCTTATTACATGACTTTTTAAAGTCCTTATCATCTTCACCTTTTCTTGCATCCTTGATTAACTTGATGGACTCATCTGTAGCCAAATCTCCTAATGCCTGAATGGCTGCAAGTTTTACACCCCAATCCTCATCTTCAAGACATTTGGCAATTGATTCAAGTTCTTCATTGGCCTGGAGTTCACCAAGTGCACGTACCGCAACTTTTCTAACTCCAAAGTCCTCATCATCAGTGGCGTCCACAAAGTATGGAATGACTTTTTTGTCTTCGGTCTCCTTAAGAGCAAATGCGAGAAAACGTTTATCCTTTCCTTCAGCGTTTTCAAACTCTTCGATTAACTTGTCAACTGCAACATCACCCATACTGCCTAAAATTTCTGCAGCCTTGAATCTGACTTGAGCATTTTCATCAGTGGTTGCTTTAATTAACGGTTCAATAGCTTCCTCATCAGTAATGCCTACCAATGATTCGATTGCTTCCTTTCTAACTTTAACATCATCACTTGATAAATTGTTAATAGCATCATTAAAATTTAAATTAGACATGATTATAATTAGATTTTAAGAATATATAAACATTTGAATTGCATTTTAAAGTCAATGCAATTATTGAAAAAAAAATTGTAAAATCACTAAAAAAAGAAAAATAAAATTGAAAATAAAATTTTCAATTTAAATACAGGTATATCCACCGTCTACAGCAATTGCTTGACCAGTTACGTAACTGGATTTAGGGGATGCTAAGTATACAACAGTGGAATCTAATTCTCCGTCAACACCAGATCTTCCAACAGGTACAACGGTTTTTGTGTATGCTTTGTATTCATCGTTGTCAATGGTTGAACGAGTTAATTCAGTTGGGAAGGTACCTGGACAGATTGCATTTACGGTAATGTTGTATTTTGCCCATTCAGCTGCTAATTGTCTTGTGAGGTTTACTACTCCACCTTTTGCTGCTGCGTATGGGGATGTTGGTGTTGCCATGGTTCCAACTAAACCGAACATGGATGCAGTGTTGATGATTCTTCCGTATTTTTGTGGAATCATTGCTTCACGTGCTACAGCTCTGGACATTTTGAATGTACCGGTTAAGTCTACATCAACGGTTTTGTTCCATTCGTCATCAGTTAATAATTCTGCTTCTTTTGTAGCTCCGTATCCTGCGTTGTTGTGGAGAATGTCTATTCTTCCAAAGTGGTCCATAACTTCTTTAACACATGCTTCTACACTTTCAGTGTCGGTTACATCACATACTACACCGATGCAGTCTACACCAAGTTCTTTGATTTCTTCTGCTACTTGGTCTAATCTTTCTTTCCTTCTTCCGGTGACGACGATGTTTGCGCCGTATCTTGCGTATGCTTTTGCCATGTCTACTCCGATACCGGAGGATGCTCCACTGACAAGTGCTACTTGTCCTGATAAATTAAATAAATCATTCATTTTATTACCACCTTAGGCATATAGCCTATGTATAATATATATTATAAACCAAGTATATAATAATTTTTATTTACCTAAATTATAAAAAAATTAAATGAAATGCAGAATTTGGTAATAAATAATAGACAATCATAATAAATTGATTAATATAAAATTTAAACATTATCCCAACTTAATAAAAAAAAATATCAAAATTAATACAAATCGAATTAATACATCAAACACACCATTAAATATAAAGAAAATTAAACAGTTAATCATAACTTCAAAAATAAATTACATTATGTTGAGGAAAAAAATATGATTGAAGAGCAAACTAAAAACTACACCAAAAAGCAAATTTTTAAAACATTGCACCCATGGGTTAGAAAATGGTTTGACTCACAGTTCGATGATTTCACACCTGCCCAAAAAAGATCAATCATAGACATCCACAAGAAAAACAACATACTGATATCCTCACCTACCGGTTCGGGTAAGACACTGACCGCATTTTTATCAGTGATAAGCGAACTGACAACACTTGCCGAAAAGGACCAACTGGAGGACAAGGTTTATTGCATCTACATCTCACCGCTGAAGGCACTTGACAACGATATTGAAAAGAATCTTGACGAACCTCTGGACGGTATCGAAAAGATAGCCGGAAAAAAATTGGGAATAAGAAAAGCGGTCAGAACAGGTGACACAACACAATACCAAAGGCAAAAGATGCTTAAAAAACCACCACACATACTGATTACCACCCCAGAAACATTATCCATCCTTCTGGTGGCTCCAAAGTTCAGGAAAAAACTAAGTCATGTCAGATATCTGATTATTGATGAGATACATTCACTGGCCGAAAACAAACGGGGAGTTCATTTAAGCCTATCCCTGGAAAGACTACAGCATCTTATCGGACAATACACAAGAATCGGATTATCCGCAACTGTCAGCCCCATTGAAGAGGTCGCAAAATTCCTTGTAGGCTATGAATATGGCGTTGAAAGGAACTGTAAAATCGTCAATGTAAACTATCTGAAAGAACTTGACATGGAGGTAATGTGTCCTGTAAGCGATATTGTGCTTGCAGATGAGGAGGACACCCGGCTTGGAATGTATGACCTTTTGGACGACCTCATTCAGGAAAACAAAACCACACTGATTTTTACAAACACACGTAGCGGTACTGAAAGGTTTGTCTATAACCTGAAGAAGATGTATCCGATGAACTACAATGATTCAAACATCATGGCCCACCACTCCTCACTTTCAAAGGAAGTCAGACTGGAAACAGAAAACAAACTGAAGGAAGGAAAACTGAAGGCAGTTATTTCATCAACCTCCCTTGAACTTGGAATCGATATCGGTTATATTGATTTGGTGGTTTTGATAAACTCCCCGAAATCGGTGGCAAGAGCCCTTCAAAGAATAGGCAGAAGCGGACACAGACTGCATGAAAAGTCAAAGGGACGAATCATCGTAACCGACAGGGACGACCTTGTTGAATGTTCAGTCCTGCTTAAAAATGCCAAGGAGGGAAAAATCGACAAGATCACCATCCCGACCAACTGTCTGGATGTCCTGGCACAGCACATATACGGAATGAGTATTGAAAATCCCTGGGATATCGATTACGCTTATGACGTTATCCGCAAAAGCTACTGCTACAAAGACCTCACCCGTGACGATTATGAGGATGTCTTAAGTTATATGGCCGGAGAGTATCCCGAACTTGAAGAGCGTTACGTTTATGCAAAAATCTGGATTGACTATAAGGAAAACACATTCGGAAAACGTGGAAAACTGGCAAGAATGCTTTATTCCACAAACATCGGAACAATACCGGATTCATCAGGAGTGCTTGTAAAATGTGACGGCGAAACTGTGGGTAAAATTGAAGAGTCATTCATGGAAAGGTTAAAAAAGGGAGACACCTTCGTTTTGGGCGGAAGGACATTTAGGTTCAATTACGGAAAGGGAATGACAATAAACGTTACACCCGCAAGCGGTCCTCCAACAATCCCCTCATGGTTTTCACAGCAGCTCCCACTGTCATTTGACCTTGCAATGGACATTCAGAAATTCAGATCACACATGGAAACACGCTTTGAATACAGAAGAAGCAAGGAAGAGATAATGGAATTCATTTACGATTATTTATATGTTGATGATTTTGCGGCCAATTCCATCTACGAATACTTTGTCGAACAGTACAAATATGCCAAAATCCCCTCAAACAGATGCCTTTTAATTGAATATTACAAGGGATTCGGAGGAAGAAAGTTCGTGATTTTCCATTCACTCTTTGGCCGTAAGGTAAATGATGCACTCTCCCGTGCCGTTGCTTATGTTGTAGCCCAAAGATACAATACAAATGTCACAATATCAATTTCAGACAACGGATTTTATCTGAGCTCAGACGGAGTAATCGGAGGTTTGGAATCATTCAAGCAGTTAAATCCTGAGAATTTCGAAAGGATATTGACAAACTCCCTCAATAAAACCGAAACCCTGGCCTCACGTTTCAGACATTGTGCAGGAAGATCACTCATGACCCTCAGAAGATACAAGGGAGAGTCAAAATCCGTCGGACGCCAGCAGGTGAGGGGAAAGATACTGCTTAAGTTCGTTCAGGACATGGATGACAACTTCTCCATTTTAAAGGAAGCAAGAAGGGAAGCCATGGAAGATTACATGGACATTAAAAACGCTTTAAAAATAATAAGCATGGTCGACTCCGGAGAAATGGAGATAAAAACCATTGATACAGTCATTCCAAGTCCGTTTGCTTTCAATCTGGTTTCACAGGGATATCTTGATGTGTTGAATCAGAATGATAGAGGAGAGTTTACAAAAAGGATGCATCAGGCAATACTTGAACAGATTAAAGACAAATTGAAAGACATCTATTGAATGACAAAAAATTTTATTTATTAAGTTCAAATATATAATAAAAGGTGATATTATGGCTAAATGGGGCGCAGTATTTATTGGTTTCATACTAGCAATTATGGTAAAAGCATTCTTTGCACCTTATGAATTTATAGGATTATTGATTGTAGGATTCATTACCGGTTATATTGCTCATTCAGGAGCATTGGGCGGTTTGTGGAATGCGGCACTTGCCGGAGCATTTGGTACAATTGTTGGTGCAATACTATTTATTTTAATTGCCACATTTGGAGGTGCATTTGCTGGAATCTTTGGAGGATTGACAGGATTTGCAAGCATAATAACAATAATAGAATCCTTAATTTATTATGCAATTGTAATGGGAATTACAGGAGCATTTGGAGGAGCAATAGCTTCAAAAAATAATGGAGATAGAAAATGAACAAATTTGTAGACATAAACTTTAAAGCATTGATATTTGGAGCTGCGATAGCTGCTGCATGTATATTATTCGGATATCAAATCAACGATTGGCTTTATCCATTCTCAGCAATCGGACTTTTATATGCAGGATATGGTCAAAGCAACGTTAAAATGGGAACTCTGATGGGTGCAATAGCAGCAACCCCTATTGTTGTTTTAACATTCCAAGGATATATGGGACAGTTCAGCGGATTTTTCCTGACTGAAAACGGAATGATGGGTTTAACAGTATTGATTATTGTAGTAGGTGCATTTGTAGGTCTTGTCGGTGCATGGACAAAAAGAAGTCGTGAAAACGCCCGTGAACAATATGAGAAACAGCAAAAAATAGGTAAAAATAAAAATAAAAAGAAAAATAAAAATGAAAAATAATAACTCTATGTTATTATTTTTTCTAATTCATCTCTTTCTATACCACGTTTAATTTCTAAAGCAATTCTTCTACCCATACTCATTGGTTTACCATAGGTCAGGTAGGAGTAAGGAGAACCATCCATGAAAGTGTTTGTTCCACCGTCGGTTCTTGCACTGATTTCAAAACAGATTACTTCAAGATTATCATTTACTAATGTTTGCATACAGAATGGTCCGTTTAATCCTGGAGCAACCAATTTTTTAGCACTTTCTGTTAATTTATCAGCAATATCAAATACCTGTGGAAGTAATGATTCACGAATTACTGCAGGGTGGTTACCGGTTACAACATAAGAAGGACTTAAATCAATGTCCAATTGATCTTTTGCAGGCATTCTTACAAATCCGTCAATACTTGATTCATATCTTGTGTCCATACCCATCAATTCTACAGTGTCGTCAAGTGCTGAGTAGAAATAGTGGATACAGTAGTTACAACCTGAAACATATTCCTCAATGTGTGCAGCTTCAACATCACTGTCTTCTAACCATCCACGTGCTTTCATTGCTTCGATTTTTGCATCGAATTCTTCGGTTGATGATGCAACGAAGTATCCTCTTCCCCCTCTTGCACCAGGGAATTTAACCATTACAGGACGGTCGATTTCAGCAGGACTGTTGTATTTGAATGGAATTCTTACATCCCCTTCTACAAGCAATGCTCTTTCCTTGTCCCTTTCAGCTTCCCATCTGAGCACATCTCTGTTTCCAAACATTGGGACATTGAATTTGTCTTCAACATTGTCAAGACCTGCATATGCAACAAAAGATCCGTGCGGAACAACAATAGCATTCATATCTCTGAGTTTCTGTTGGACATCCTCATTGACTATGTCTTTGAATTCGTCAACAATAATATATTCATCTGCCACATTAAATCTTTGATAAGGAATTTCTCTTCCTTTTTGACAAACGATAGCGGTCCTAAATCCTTCTTCTTTTGCACCTTGCAAAATATGTAAAGAAGTGTGACTTCCGAGAGTAGCTATAGTGATTTCACTTTTGTCATATTTAGCCAAAATATCTAAAATATCTTCCTTTTTAACTTTGCCCATTATATCTTCTCCTAAAAGAATGATGTATAAAAATATGTTTTTTGGAATTTATAATGTTTATTATTAAAAAATTTAAAAACCAGATAAAACAAACATTATTGTAATAATTAAGGAATGAAAAAAATGTTAATTGGTTTGATTTCAGATACACACATACCAGATAGAGCAAGGGTGTTGCCCCAAAATGTTATTGATGCATTTAGTGATGTTGAATTAATCATACATGCCGGAGATTTGACTTCAATGAGCGTTATTGAAGAGTTGGAACGTATCGCTCCAGTCATGGCAGTTCAGGGAAACATGGACAGGGCCAACAGACTTGATTTACCAAAGGCAAAGGTCATTGAAGCGGAAGGCTTGAGAATTGGAGTCATACACGGAGAAGTCTATCCAAGAGCGGACAGTGACCAGTTACTGTACCTTGCAAAGGAACTGGACGTGGACATTCTTGTGTCAGGACATTCCCACCAGCCGAAAATAGAGCAAAAAGAGGGAAAACTTCTTTTAAATCCGGGCAGCCCAATCGTGCCAAGACTTGCAGACAGGACTGTGATGCTGCTTGAAATCAACAACAAGGAAGTGGACGTCGAAATAGTAAAAACCGGCTCACCAGTATGCAGTGCACTTGATTTTGACCAATACAAGAGGGATTGAAATGGGAAGCAAATGGCAAATGGAAAAACACAATGACCCATACTATAAAAAAGCTAAAAAGGAAGATTACCGCTCAAGAGCATCATATAAACTCAAACAGTTGGATAAAAAATACAAACTCATAAAAGAGGGAAATACCGTAGTGGACCTTGGAGCAGCACCTGGAGGATGGTCACAGGTTGCCCTTGAAAAGGTCGGAGAGACAGGAATTGTCGTTGGTGTTGATTTAAACAGATTCAAAAGGTTTCCCGAAGAAAACTATTACGGAATAAGAGGAGACTTTACAACTCAGGAAGTCCAGCAAAAGATAATGGAACTCATCGGAGGAAAGGCAAAGGTCGTAAT is from uncultured Methanobrevibacter sp. and encodes:
- a CDS encoding DUF5518 domain-containing protein encodes the protein MAKWGAVFIGFILAIMVKAFFAPYEFIGLLIVGFITGYIAHSGALGGLWNAALAGAFGTIVGAILFILIATFGGAFAGIFGGLTGFASIITIIESLIYYAIVMGITGAFGGAIASKNNGDRK
- a CDS encoding formate--phosphoribosylaminoimidazolecarboxamide ligase yields the protein MGKVKKEDILDILAKYDKSEITIATLGSHTSLHILQGAKEEGFRTAIVCQKGREIPYQRFNVADEYIIVDEFKDIVNEDVQQKLRDMNAIVVPHGSFVAYAGLDNVEDKFNVPMFGNRDVLRWEAERDKERALLVEGDVRIPFKYNSPAEIDRPVMVKFPGARGGRGYFVASSTEEFDAKIEAMKARGWLEDSDVEAAHIEEYVSGCNYCIHYFYSALDDTVELMGMDTRYESSIDGFVRMPAKDQLDIDLSPSYVVTGNHPAVIRESLLPQVFDIADKLTESAKKLVAPGLNGPFCMQTLVNDNLEVICFEISARTDGGTNTFMDGSPYSYLTYGKPMSMGRRIALEIKRGIERDELEKIIT
- a CDS encoding HEAT repeat domain-containing protein, with the translated sequence MSNLNFNDAINNLSSDDVKVRKEAIESLVGITDEEAIEPLIKATTDENAQVRFKAAEILGSMGDVAVDKLIEEFENAEGKDKRFLAFALKETEDKKVIPYFVDATDDEDFGVRKVAVRALGELQANEELESIAKCLEDEDWGVKLAAIQALGDLATDESIKLIKDARKGEDDKDFKKSCNKAIKKAQKRQKAKKSGETIVKVIPMSTIKEMEKTNVQKAIKEYERYVEAKQPKDAPYKRLCVLYRKANDYDNEVRVIKTAIEVFADNDKKLSYFEKRLAKLE
- a CDS encoding ATP-dependent helicase; the encoded protein is MIEEQTKNYTKKQIFKTLHPWVRKWFDSQFDDFTPAQKRSIIDIHKKNNILISSPTGSGKTLTAFLSVISELTTLAEKDQLEDKVYCIYISPLKALDNDIEKNLDEPLDGIEKIAGKKLGIRKAVRTGDTTQYQRQKMLKKPPHILITTPETLSILLVAPKFRKKLSHVRYLIIDEIHSLAENKRGVHLSLSLERLQHLIGQYTRIGLSATVSPIEEVAKFLVGYEYGVERNCKIVNVNYLKELDMEVMCPVSDIVLADEEDTRLGMYDLLDDLIQENKTTLIFTNTRSGTERFVYNLKKMYPMNYNDSNIMAHHSSLSKEVRLETENKLKEGKLKAVISSTSLELGIDIGYIDLVVLINSPKSVARALQRIGRSGHRLHEKSKGRIIVTDRDDLVECSVLLKNAKEGKIDKITIPTNCLDVLAQHIYGMSIENPWDIDYAYDVIRKSYCYKDLTRDDYEDVLSYMAGEYPELEERYVYAKIWIDYKENTFGKRGKLARMLYSTNIGTIPDSSGVLVKCDGETVGKIEESFMERLKKGDTFVLGGRTFRFNYGKGMTINVTPASGPPTIPSWFSQQLPLSFDLAMDIQKFRSHMETRFEYRRSKEEIMEFIYDYLYVDDFAANSIYEYFVEQYKYAKIPSNRCLLIEYYKGFGGRKFVIFHSLFGRKVNDALSRAVAYVVAQRYNTNVTISISDNGFYLSSDGVIGGLESFKQLNPENFERILTNSLNKTETLASRFRHCAGRSLMTLRRYKGESKSVGRQQVRGKILLKFVQDMDDNFSILKEARREAMEDYMDIKNALKIISMVDSGEMEIKTIDTVIPSPFAFNLVSQGYLDVLNQNDRGEFTKRMHQAILEQIKDKLKDIY
- a CDS encoding SDR family NAD(P)-dependent oxidoreductase; the protein is MNDLFNLSGQVALVSGASSGIGVDMAKAYARYGANIVVTGRRKERLDQVAEEIKELGVDCIGVVCDVTDTESVEACVKEVMDHFGRIDILHNNAGYGATKEAELLTDDEWNKTVDVDLTGTFKMSRAVAREAMIPQKYGRIINTASMFGLVGTMATPTSPYAAAKGGVVNLTRQLAAEWAKYNITVNAICPGTFPTELTRSTIDNDEYKAYTKTVVPVGRSGVDGELDSTVVYLASPKSSYVTGQAIAVDGGYTCI
- a CDS encoding metallophosphoesterase, whose protein sequence is MKKMLIGLISDTHIPDRARVLPQNVIDAFSDVELIIHAGDLTSMSVIEELERIAPVMAVQGNMDRANRLDLPKAKVIEAEGLRIGVIHGEVYPRADSDQLLYLAKELDVDILVSGHSHQPKIEQKEGKLLLNPGSPIVPRLADRTVMLLEINNKEVDVEIVKTGSPVCSALDFDQYKRD